One window of the Staphylococcus equorum genome contains the following:
- the mnmA gene encoding tRNA 2-thiouridine(34) synthase MnmA — MSNQDTRVVVGMSGGVDSSVTAHILKEQGYDVIGIFMKNWDDTDENGVCTATEDYNDVIAVCNQIGIPYYAVNFEKEYWDKVFTYFLDEYKKGRTPNPDVMCNKEIKFKAFLEHALKLGADYVATGHYARVRRHEDGHVEMLRGVDNNKDQTYFLNQLSQDQLSRVMFPIGDIEKSEVRRIAEEQDLATAKKKDSTGICFIGERNFKEFLSQYLPAQSGDMVTLTGDKIGTHAGLMYYTIGQRHGLGIGGDGDPWFVVGKNLDDNVLYVEQGFHHDALYSDYVIASDISFVNTVDLEEGFECSAKFRYRQKDTKVFVKKENDNAIRVSFAEPVRAITPGQSVVLYDGDVCLGGATIDDVFKESGQLSYVV; from the coding sequence TTGTCAAATCAAGATACACGTGTGGTAGTCGGTATGTCAGGTGGCGTAGACAGTTCTGTAACGGCACACATATTAAAAGAACAAGGTTACGATGTCATAGGTATATTCATGAAAAATTGGGATGATACTGACGAGAATGGGGTATGTACGGCTACAGAAGATTATAATGATGTAATTGCCGTCTGCAATCAAATCGGTATACCTTATTACGCAGTTAATTTCGAAAAAGAATATTGGGATAAAGTATTTACTTATTTCTTAGATGAATATAAAAAAGGACGCACGCCTAATCCAGATGTAATGTGTAATAAAGAAATTAAATTTAAAGCTTTCTTAGAGCATGCATTAAAACTAGGTGCAGATTATGTTGCAACTGGTCATTACGCACGCGTAAGACGTCATGAAGATGGTCATGTCGAAATGTTACGTGGTGTCGATAATAATAAAGACCAAACTTATTTCTTAAATCAATTATCACAAGATCAATTATCTCGCGTTATGTTCCCAATAGGGGATATTGAAAAATCAGAAGTACGTCGCATTGCTGAAGAACAAGATTTAGCAACTGCTAAAAAGAAAGATTCTACAGGTATTTGTTTTATAGGAGAACGTAATTTCAAAGAATTTCTATCTCAATATCTACCAGCTCAATCTGGCGATATGGTTACATTAACAGGAGATAAAATCGGTACACATGCAGGTTTAATGTATTATACAATTGGTCAACGTCATGGCCTTGGTATTGGCGGAGATGGAGATCCATGGTTTGTAGTTGGTAAAAATCTAGATGACAACGTATTATATGTAGAACAAGGTTTTCATCATGATGCATTATACAGTGACTATGTAATCGCTTCTGATATTTCATTTGTGAATACAGTTGATTTAGAAGAAGGCTTTGAATGTTCTGCTAAATTTAGATATCGTCAAAAAGATACTAAAGTATTTGTAAAAAAAGAAAATGACAATGCAATTCGCGTTTCATTTGCTGAACCAGTTCGAGCAATCACACCGGGTCAATCTGTCGTCCTTTACGATGGTGATGTATGTTTGGGTGGCGCTACAATTGATGATGTCTTTAAAGAATCAGGTCAGTTAAGTTACGTCGTATAA
- a CDS encoding tetratricopeptide repeat protein: MDQEQIYKLIKQGNIEEALTALFANIEENPKEVENYINAGILIAEAGEVEKAEKFFQKAITLDPENGAIYYNLGNVYYNEGRFSEAIKLYQQALKYNVDLVDTNYMIGMSFNQLEAFKEALPFLMTAAEKDDRKDVEVQFQYGLVLCHLEMFEQAITQLNYVLTLDEKHSDALYNLGLATYMQTEDTTQAIQIFERAVEANPEHVMSQHAIKTFKSIAEEE, encoded by the coding sequence TTGGATCAAGAACAAATATATAAATTAATTAAACAAGGTAATATTGAAGAAGCGTTAACAGCATTATTTGCAAATATTGAAGAAAATCCCAAAGAAGTTGAAAACTATATAAATGCAGGTATTTTAATAGCCGAAGCGGGTGAAGTTGAAAAGGCTGAAAAGTTTTTTCAAAAAGCAATAACGCTCGATCCAGAAAATGGTGCGATTTATTATAATTTAGGCAATGTATATTATAATGAAGGACGATTTAGTGAAGCAATCAAACTATATCAGCAAGCTCTAAAATACAATGTAGATTTAGTGGATACCAATTATATGATTGGTATGTCATTTAATCAACTAGAGGCATTTAAAGAAGCATTACCGTTCCTAATGACTGCCGCTGAAAAAGATGACCGTAAAGACGTAGAAGTTCAATTTCAATATGGTCTTGTATTATGTCATTTAGAAATGTTTGAACAAGCAATCACTCAATTGAACTATGTATTAACTTTAGATGAGAAGCATTCAGATGCTTTATATAATCTAGGCTTAGCTACTTATATGCAAACTGAAGATACAACACAAGCAATTCAAATTTTCGAACGTGCAGTTGAAGCAAATCCAGAACATGTGATGAGTCAACACGCAATCAAAACTTTTAAATCTATAGCAGAGGAGGAATAA
- a CDS encoding LLM class flavin-dependent oxidoreductase, producing the protein MYNLKLSALNLVPIREGEDDQAAIKDMVKLAQNLETLDYERYWIAEHHNAPNLVSSATALLIQHTLEHTSKIRVGSGGIMLPNHAPLVVAEQFGTMETIFPERVDLGLGRAPGTDMMTASALRRDQHNGVYEFPEEVEQLAKYFGPGNQQAYVRAYPAVDKHVPLYILGSSTDSAHLAARKGLPYVFAGHFAPQQMKDAIEIYKDLFEPSNELSKPYVIVCLNAIVADTDEQAEYLSTTQAQVMVSITRGRMQPLQPPTDDLKGILTPTEFEIAQQRMSSSLIGSEETVKNKIKTFIDEHGDIDELMAISYIYDQEAQLDSYHKLKNVVDTL; encoded by the coding sequence ATGTACAATTTAAAATTATCAGCGCTTAATCTTGTACCTATTCGAGAAGGAGAAGATGATCAAGCTGCGATTAAAGATATGGTTAAATTAGCTCAAAATTTGGAGACGTTAGATTATGAACGCTATTGGATTGCAGAACATCACAATGCACCAAATTTAGTAAGTTCTGCTACTGCTTTGTTAATCCAACATACATTAGAGCACACATCTAAAATCCGAGTAGGCTCAGGTGGTATCATGTTACCAAATCATGCACCATTAGTAGTTGCCGAACAGTTTGGTACGATGGAAACAATATTTCCAGAGCGTGTAGATTTAGGTTTAGGACGTGCTCCTGGCACTGATATGATGACTGCTAGTGCCTTACGTAGAGATCAACATAATGGTGTTTATGAATTTCCGGAAGAAGTTGAACAACTTGCCAAATATTTTGGTCCTGGTAATCAGCAAGCATATGTGCGAGCTTATCCCGCTGTAGATAAACATGTACCACTTTATATCCTAGGTTCATCTACTGATTCTGCCCATTTAGCAGCACGAAAAGGACTTCCTTATGTTTTTGCTGGTCATTTTGCACCACAACAAATGAAAGATGCAATCGAAATTTATAAAGATTTATTTGAACCTTCCAATGAACTTAGCAAACCTTATGTCATCGTTTGTTTAAATGCCATTGTTGCTGATACTGATGAACAAGCTGAATACTTATCAACAACTCAAGCACAAGTTATGGTCAGTATAACAAGAGGCAGAATGCAACCACTTCAACCACCTACTGATGATTTAAAAGGTATCTTAACACCTACTGAATTTGAAATTGCCCAACAACGTATGAGTTCATCACTTATCGGCTCTGAAGAAACTGTAAAAAATAAAATTAAAACATTTATAGATGAACATGGTGATATTGATGAATTAATGGCTATCAGCTATATTTATGATCAAGAAGCCCAACTTGATTCTTACCATAAACTAAAAAACGTGGTAGATACGCTATAA
- the sal gene encoding Sal family ABC-F type ribosomal protection protein encodes MSFYYVQKPFEKYGKTLINHVNISVEIGEHIALVGDNGVGKTTLLSELYLKYRDNAYLMTQDMTDYYNETGMEFVLSLFPEILKLKKEITYNYEKIADYIAYNGYEVEQKIITQANLFNLTETDLDKQMGLLSGGQQTRVALLRSIISEKDLILLDEPTNHLDQTMLNDLITHMNKSKCTIIYVSHHRGFINATASHIIEINRTQTRKFTGNYNQYKEIIDLEFQTQVNAYEKQQKEVKKLEDTIKRVKEWHAASKQTTSVRDPSMQKRLSKLAQKSKVKESQLNQKLNEKNIEEPEKDNRKFRFEHHEKKRKRYLLRLEDFSISINDLCIYNQANFEIKNNENILLTGPNGSGKSLLINLIRQKIKPDQGFIHITPSLKIGYFDQQNNNLTYRETPLNTLLALEGMTRSQAQTILAAFGFDQDKIIEPVAYLSMGEKSRLQFVLLFFSNPNLLILDEPTNYFDITTQDLIMDMIHSFSGQVLIVTHDQYLQSRFTATHWEVSNKQLHNLTLNQYRKTNTVDTLKLLDDYKTIDESGHFETEN; translated from the coding sequence ATGTCTTTTTATTATGTTCAAAAACCATTTGAAAAATATGGTAAAACGTTGATAAATCACGTGAATATAAGTGTTGAAATAGGAGAACACATAGCGCTCGTGGGTGATAATGGTGTTGGTAAAACAACCTTACTGAGTGAATTATACTTAAAGTATAGAGATAATGCATATCTTATGACGCAAGATATGACAGATTATTATAATGAAACTGGAATGGAATTTGTTTTATCTTTATTTCCAGAAATATTAAAATTAAAAAAAGAGATAACTTATAATTATGAAAAAATAGCTGATTATATAGCATATAATGGTTATGAAGTAGAACAAAAAATTATTACACAAGCGAATTTATTTAATTTAACCGAAACTGATTTAGACAAACAAATGGGTCTTTTAAGTGGAGGACAACAAACACGCGTCGCATTATTACGTTCGATTATTTCAGAGAAAGATTTGATTTTATTAGATGAACCAACTAATCATCTTGATCAAACTATGCTTAATGATTTGATAACTCACATGAATAAATCAAAATGTACAATAATCTATGTATCTCATCACCGTGGCTTTATCAATGCAACTGCTAGTCATATCATAGAGATAAATCGAACACAGACAAGGAAATTTACGGGTAATTATAACCAGTATAAAGAAATTATAGATTTAGAGTTTCAAACACAAGTGAATGCTTATGAAAAACAGCAGAAAGAAGTTAAGAAGCTTGAAGACACCATTAAAAGAGTTAAAGAATGGCATGCTGCTTCTAAGCAAACAACGAGTGTTCGCGATCCCTCTATGCAAAAACGATTGAGTAAATTAGCACAAAAATCAAAAGTAAAAGAATCACAATTAAATCAAAAATTAAACGAAAAAAATATCGAAGAACCCGAAAAAGATAATAGAAAGTTTCGTTTCGAACATCATGAAAAAAAGCGTAAACGTTATTTATTGAGGTTAGAAGATTTCAGTATTTCAATAAATGATCTTTGTATTTATAATCAAGCGAATTTCGAAATTAAGAATAATGAAAACATTTTACTTACTGGACCTAATGGCAGTGGAAAATCACTATTAATCAACTTGATTAGACAAAAAATAAAACCTGATCAAGGCTTTATCCATATTACACCTTCACTTAAAATAGGTTATTTCGATCAACAAAATAATAATTTAACGTATCGTGAGACACCTTTAAATACTTTGTTAGCTTTAGAAGGTATGACACGTAGCCAGGCCCAAACGATTTTAGCTGCATTTGGTTTCGACCAAGATAAAATTATTGAACCCGTTGCTTATTTGTCAATGGGAGAGAAAAGTAGGTTGCAGTTTGTATTATTATTTTTCTCAAATCCTAATTTATTGATATTAGACGAACCAACAAACTATTTTGATATCACAACACAAGACTTGATTATGGACATGATTCATAGTTTTAGTGGTCAAGTGCTCATTGTCACACATGACCAGTACTTACAATCACGATTCACAGCGACGCATTGGGAAGTATCCAATAAGCAACTTCATAATTTGACGCTCAATCAATATCGTAAGACAAATACCGTTGATACTTTGAAATTATTAGATGATTACAAAACAATTGATGAAAGTGGACATTTTGAAACAGAGAACTAG
- a CDS encoding CsbD family protein: MADENKFEQAKGNVKETVGNVTDNKDLENEGKEDKTSGKAKEFVENAKDKANDAIDKFKK, from the coding sequence ATGGCAGATGAAAATAAATTCGAACAAGCAAAAGGTAATGTGAAAGAAACAGTCGGTAATGTAACTGACAATAAAGATTTAGAAAATGAAGGCAAGGAAGATAAAACTTCTGGTAAAGCTAAAGAATTCGTAGAAAATGCAAAAGATAAAGCGAATGACGCTATTGATAAATTCAAAAAATAA
- a CDS encoding ATP-dependent RecD-like DNA helicase produces the protein MEDPTLFNNSMIKGTVDAILFQNKENFYTVLKVDTIETNEDFDSMPTIVGFFPEIAEGDVYTFKGQVVTHSKYGKQLKAETFEKELPQTKEAIISYLSSDLFKGIGKKTAQSIVNKLGENAISDILNDPAVLEKVPSLPKKKQKQIAEQIASNQETEQIIIRLHDLGFGPKLAMAIYQAYLGETLKVVENTPYQLVYDVKGIGFNKADALARNVGIQFNDDERLKAGLLYVLEEECIKQGHTYLPTNNVMEMTQDMLSQPPAEMIDAQQLINVLQDLVNDTKLIQQENEVAIPSLYYSELKSVQNLYRNFTHTNKLKEIEQSELLLEIGEIENRNEVTYADSQRDALQTAINTKIMLLTGGPGTGKTTVIKGIVELYAEIHGLSLDYDDYQNDDYPVVLAAPTGRASKRLAESTGLEAMTIHRLIGWNQDTQPEDILENEISAKLIIIDEMSMVDTWLFHQFLSAVPIDAQVILVGDEDQLPSVGPGQVFKDLIDSKVIPRVNLTEVYRQQDGSSIIELAHRMKLGEAIDITQRFHDRNFIKCTTEQIPTVVEKVVTSAVNKGYDMSDIQVLAPMYKGSAGIKKLNTVLQDILNPKDKDTREIEFGDVVFRKGDKVLQLVNRPSDNIFNGDIGVIVGIFWAKENALNKDILVVDFEGNEITFVRKDLLELTHAYCTSIHKSQGSEFPIVIMPMVKQYFRMLQKPILYTGLTRAKQSLIFLGDPQAFDIGLKTHGQVRMTQLCTFLKTYFNNEVTEDAEDSIAISKTIDADIILTEDNIFKINPMINMGDISPYDFVED, from the coding sequence ATGGAAGACCCTACATTATTTAACAATTCAATGATTAAAGGAACCGTGGATGCTATTTTATTTCAAAATAAAGAAAATTTTTATACGGTTTTAAAGGTAGATACAATTGAAACAAATGAAGATTTCGATTCAATGCCTACAATTGTAGGGTTTTTCCCGGAAATTGCTGAAGGTGATGTCTACACGTTTAAAGGCCAAGTTGTAACACATTCTAAATATGGTAAGCAACTCAAAGCTGAAACGTTTGAAAAAGAGTTGCCGCAAACAAAAGAAGCAATCATTAGTTATTTATCCAGCGATCTTTTTAAAGGTATTGGTAAAAAAACTGCACAAAGTATTGTAAATAAGTTAGGCGAGAATGCCATTAGTGATATATTAAATGATCCTGCTGTTTTAGAAAAAGTACCGAGTCTACCAAAAAAGAAACAAAAGCAAATCGCAGAACAAATCGCTAGTAATCAAGAAACAGAACAAATCATTATACGACTTCACGACTTAGGTTTTGGTCCGAAGCTTGCTATGGCAATATACCAAGCCTATTTAGGTGAGACACTTAAAGTTGTTGAAAATACACCATACCAATTGGTTTATGATGTAAAAGGAATCGGTTTTAATAAAGCAGATGCTTTAGCACGTAACGTGGGAATTCAATTTAATGATGATGAACGTCTGAAAGCTGGTTTGTTATATGTTTTAGAAGAAGAATGTATTAAACAAGGCCATACATATTTACCTACAAATAATGTTATGGAAATGACACAAGATATGTTGTCTCAACCACCAGCAGAAATGATTGATGCACAACAACTTATAAATGTATTGCAAGATTTAGTAAATGATACGAAATTAATCCAACAAGAAAATGAAGTTGCTATACCAAGTTTGTATTATTCAGAGTTGAAAAGTGTTCAAAACTTATATCGCAATTTTACGCATACAAATAAATTAAAAGAAATTGAGCAATCAGAATTATTGCTTGAAATTGGTGAAATAGAAAACCGTAATGAAGTAACATATGCCGACTCACAAAGAGACGCGCTACAAACTGCAATCAATACTAAAATCATGCTACTAACTGGTGGTCCAGGTACTGGTAAAACGACAGTAATCAAAGGTATCGTAGAGCTATATGCAGAGATTCATGGTTTATCGTTAGACTATGATGATTACCAAAATGACGATTACCCTGTTGTGCTTGCGGCACCTACCGGCAGAGCATCAAAGCGGCTTGCAGAATCTACAGGATTAGAAGCAATGACGATACATCGGCTCATTGGTTGGAATCAAGATACACAACCTGAAGATATTTTAGAAAATGAAATATCTGCAAAACTTATTATTATAGATGAGATGTCGATGGTTGATACATGGCTTTTTCATCAATTTTTGAGTGCAGTACCTATAGACGCACAAGTTATATTAGTAGGTGATGAAGATCAATTACCATCTGTTGGTCCTGGACAAGTGTTTAAAGATTTAATCGATTCAAAAGTTATCCCACGTGTCAATTTAACTGAAGTATACCGCCAACAAGACGGTTCTAGTATTATTGAGTTGGCACATAGAATGAAATTGGGCGAAGCAATTGATATTACACAGCGTTTCCATGATCGTAACTTTATCAAATGTACGACTGAACAAATACCCACAGTAGTTGAAAAAGTAGTGACAAGTGCAGTAAATAAAGGATATGACATGAGTGATATTCAGGTATTAGCACCTATGTATAAAGGTTCCGCAGGTATTAAAAAACTAAATACGGTCTTGCAAGATATATTGAACCCTAAAGACAAAGATACTCGAGAAATTGAGTTTGGTGATGTTGTTTTTAGAAAAGGAGATAAGGTTTTACAACTTGTGAACCGACCAAGTGATAATATTTTTAATGGTGATATCGGTGTAATCGTAGGTATATTTTGGGCGAAAGAAAATGCATTAAATAAAGACATACTTGTCGTTGATTTTGAGGGCAATGAAATAACGTTTGTTCGAAAAGATTTATTAGAATTAACACATGCATATTGCACATCTATTCATAAGTCTCAGGGTTCTGAGTTTCCTATAGTCATCATGCCAATGGTCAAGCAATATTTTAGAATGTTACAAAAACCTATTTTATATACAGGGCTTACTCGAGCGAAACAGTCGCTTATATTTTTAGGTGACCCACAAGCATTTGATATTGGATTGAAAACACACGGTCAAGTGAGAATGACACAATTATGTACATTTCTGAAAACTTATTTCAATAACGAAGTAACTGAAGATGCTGAAGATAGTATTGCAATCAGTAAAACAATTGATGCAGATATCATTTTGACTGAAGATAATATCTTTAAAATTAACCCTATGATCAACATGGGAGACATTTCACCATATGACTTTGTAGAAGATTGA
- the cymR gene encoding cysteine metabolism transcriptional regulator CymR, with translation MKISTKGRYGLTLMISLAKKQGQGCVSLKSIAEENNLSDLYLEQLVGPLRNAGLIRSVRGAKGGYQLRVPAEEITAGDIIRLLEGPITFVESIESEPPAQKELWIRMRDAVREVLDNTTLQYLADFKETDDLDGYMFYI, from the coding sequence ATGAAAATTTCAACAAAAGGAAGATATGGGTTAACATTAATGATTTCCCTAGCTAAAAAACAAGGACAAGGGTGCGTATCATTAAAATCTATAGCAGAAGAAAATAATTTAAGTGATCTATATCTAGAGCAATTAGTCGGTCCTTTACGGAATGCTGGATTAATTCGAAGTGTTCGTGGTGCAAAAGGCGGTTACCAATTAAGAGTACCAGCGGAAGAAATTACAGCTGGTGATATTATACGTTTATTAGAAGGTCCAATTACGTTTGTAGAAAGTATTGAATCAGAGCCACCTGCGCAAAAAGAACTTTGGATTAGAATGAGAGATGCTGTTAGAGAAGTACTTGATAATACAACTTTACAATATCTAGCCGATTTTAAAGAAACTGATGACTTAGATGGTTATATGTTTTATATTTAA
- a CDS encoding cysteine desulfurase family protein gives MEVYADYAATTPVKQAVIDKMMDVYSVHYGNPSSIHSMGRDARKYLDESRRTVAKIFNAKPSEVIFTSGATESNNTAIKGIAYERQHKGKHIITSKIEHHSVLHVFEQLEKEGFEVTYLDVDHEGLIQLDQLKAALTDETILVSIMFVNNEIGTVEPMYDIDDIIAESNALFHVDAVQAIGHLEIDFHEFNIDAMSITAHKFGGPKGVGTLLVKDDTKLQFPQLGGEQEAKRRAGTENLPQIVGLAEALTLANNHINDNNVHLMNLKNQFLVTLQERSVPFELNGSMTDSTGHIVNLYLPFVDVETMLTLLDLSNIYVSSGSACTAGTTTPSHVLVAMYGNEERAKHSVRFSFNEQTTEQEIKYITAEIHKIYHKFKEEI, from the coding sequence ATGGAAGTATATGCAGATTATGCTGCAACAACACCAGTCAAACAAGCAGTTATAGATAAGATGATGGATGTTTATAGCGTTCATTATGGTAATCCGTCTTCTATTCATAGTATGGGAAGAGACGCAAGAAAATATCTCGATGAATCGCGCAGAACGGTAGCGAAGATATTTAATGCTAAGCCAAGTGAAGTTATATTCACCAGTGGCGCTACTGAATCTAATAATACTGCAATAAAGGGTATTGCGTACGAACGTCAACATAAAGGTAAACACATCATTACATCTAAAATTGAACATCACTCTGTACTCCATGTTTTTGAACAACTCGAAAAAGAAGGCTTTGAAGTAACATATTTAGATGTGGATCACGAAGGCTTAATACAACTTGACCAATTAAAAGCAGCACTCACGGACGAAACAATTTTAGTGTCAATCATGTTTGTTAATAACGAAATAGGTACAGTCGAACCTATGTATGATATTGACGATATCATTGCTGAATCTAACGCTTTGTTTCACGTTGATGCAGTTCAAGCGATAGGGCACTTGGAAATAGATTTTCATGAATTTAACATTGATGCGATGAGTATCACCGCACATAAATTTGGAGGTCCCAAAGGTGTGGGGACTTTATTAGTCAAAGATGATACAAAATTACAATTTCCACAATTAGGTGGGGAACAAGAAGCAAAACGAAGAGCAGGCACAGAAAATCTCCCACAAATTGTAGGGTTAGCTGAAGCTTTAACTTTAGCGAATAATCATATAAACGATAATAATGTTCATTTAATGAATTTGAAAAACCAATTTCTCGTTACATTACAAGAGCGCTCAGTTCCATTTGAATTGAATGGTTCTATGACAGATTCAACAGGGCATATCGTTAATTTATATTTGCCTTTCGTTGATGTAGAAACGATGCTTACCTTATTGGATTTATCTAATATATATGTCTCGTCAGGTTCTGCATGTACAGCAGGAACAACGACACCATCGCACGTTTTAGTAGCAATGTATGGCAATGAAGAACGTGCAAAACACTCTGTAAGATTTAGTTTCAATGAACAAACGACTGAACAAGAAATTAAATATATAACTGCAGAAATACACAAAATTTATCATAAATTTAAGGAGGAAATATAG
- a CDS encoding replication-associated recombination protein A, with protein sequence MTNEPLASRMRPNNIDEIISQKHLVGPKGIIRRMVETKRLSSMIFFGPPGIGKTSIAKAISGSTQFKFRQLNAVTNTKKDMQLIVEEAKMSGQVILLLDEIHRLDKAKQDFLLPHLENGKIVLIGATTSNPYHAINPAIRSRAQIFELYPLDDNDVRVSLERAINDAERGLATYNPIVDDEAMTYFTTQSQGDVRSALNALELAVLSSKVTDGNRHITLEDAKDCLQKGAFVSDKDGDMHYDVMSAFQKSIRGSDVNAALHYLARLIEAGDLPTIVRRLLVISFEDVGLASPAAGQRTLAAIESAERLGFPEARIPLSQAVIELCLSPKSNSGISAIDAALSDIRKGHIGQIPDHLKDGHYAGAKELGRAIGYKYPHSYESGFVSQQYLPDKLKNRIYYEPKTTSKSEQQFKSVYDNISHSQKKK encoded by the coding sequence GTGACGAACGAACCACTTGCATCTAGAATGCGTCCGAATAACATAGATGAAATTATTTCTCAAAAACATTTAGTAGGTCCAAAAGGAATTATTAGAAGAATGGTTGAAACAAAAAGATTATCTTCAATGATATTTTTTGGTCCTCCTGGTATAGGTAAAACAAGTATTGCAAAAGCGATATCTGGCAGTACACAATTCAAGTTTCGACAGCTCAATGCTGTAACGAATACAAAAAAAGATATGCAGTTAATTGTGGAAGAAGCTAAAATGTCTGGACAAGTAATTCTATTATTAGATGAAATACATCGTTTAGATAAAGCCAAACAAGATTTTTTATTACCGCACTTAGAAAATGGGAAAATTGTATTAATTGGCGCGACAACATCTAATCCTTACCATGCAATTAATCCTGCTATACGTTCAAGAGCTCAAATTTTCGAATTATATCCATTAGATGACAATGATGTCAGAGTCTCATTAGAGAGAGCAATTAATGATGCTGAACGTGGGCTCGCTACTTACAATCCAATTGTTGATGATGAAGCAATGACTTACTTTACCACACAAAGTCAAGGCGATGTTAGAAGTGCACTCAATGCTTTAGAATTGGCTGTATTAAGTTCTAAAGTGACTGATGGCAATAGGCATATCACACTAGAAGATGCAAAAGATTGTTTGCAAAAAGGTGCTTTTGTAAGTGATAAAGATGGAGACATGCACTACGATGTAATGAGTGCATTTCAAAAATCAATTAGAGGTAGCGATGTTAATGCTGCATTACATTACCTTGCACGTTTAATCGAAGCTGGAGATTTACCAACAATCGTTCGACGTTTATTAGTAATTAGTTTTGAAGATGTCGGTTTGGCGTCACCAGCAGCTGGTCAACGTACATTAGCAGCAATAGAGTCAGCTGAGCGTTTAGGTTTCCCCGAGGCTAGAATTCCTTTGAGCCAAGCTGTAATAGAACTTTGTTTATCACCAAAATCTAACTCAGGTATTTCAGCTATTGATGCTGCACTATCAGATATACGTAAGGGACATATTGGTCAGATTCCTGACCACTTAAAAGATGGTCATTATGCAGGTGCTAAAGAATTAGGTCGGGCAATCGGTTATAAATATCCGCATAGTTATGAGAGCGGATTCGTTTCACAACAATATTTACCCGATAAACTTAAAAATAGAATTTATTATGAGCCCAAAACAACCTCTAAAAGTGAACAGCAATTTAAGTCTGTTTACGACAATATTAGTCATTCACAAAAAAAGAAATAA